A genomic window from Bacteroidales bacterium includes:
- a CDS encoding NADH-quinone oxidoreductase subunit H, producing MLSVILILIAAIFFTGVIIRTKSLASGRKGPGLLQPVFDVVRLFRKGVVYSETTSFVFQIAPTIYFASVIMAMLVVPFGQSRGVLSFNGDFIFFAYVLGLGKFFSIIAAMDTGSSFEGMGASREALYSMFAEPAFFILMGSLALLSGHTSFQEIFAALHIGSQISYALAALATFVLLMIAMIESSRMPIDDPKTHLELTMIHEVMILDNSGFDLGLILTAGYVKFAIYGALIVNLFIGVIPYQYAIPSFFGIQFLMAVAIGLIESFMARFRMSHNPQFVVALTSVSLLIFFGVLLILEKFI from the coding sequence ATGCTGAGTGTAATATTAATACTGATAGCTGCCATCTTCTTTACAGGTGTCATTATCCGGACAAAAAGCCTGGCTTCCGGGCGAAAAGGACCTGGACTGCTGCAACCGGTATTTGACGTGGTACGTTTGTTTCGCAAAGGTGTGGTTTATAGCGAAACCACAAGTTTTGTCTTTCAGATTGCACCCACCATTTACTTTGCGTCTGTCATCATGGCTATGCTGGTGGTTCCTTTTGGTCAATCGAGGGGTGTACTGAGTTTCAATGGAGATTTCATCTTCTTTGCTTATGTGCTGGGCCTTGGAAAATTTTTCAGCATCATTGCAGCCATGGATACCGGAAGCAGTTTTGAAGGCATGGGAGCCAGTCGCGAAGCCTTGTATTCGATGTTTGCCGAACCAGCCTTCTTTATCCTGATGGGATCGCTGGCTTTGTTGTCCGGCCATACCTCCTTCCAGGAAATATTTGCAGCCCTCCATATCGGATCACAAATCAGCTATGCATTGGCGGCACTGGCAACCTTTGTTTTATTGATGATAGCCATGATTGAAAGCAGTCGGATGCCCATTGATGACCCTAAAACCCATCTTGAACTGACCATGATTCATGAAGTTATGATATTAGATAACAGTGGGTTTGATCTTGGACTTATCCTAACTGCCGGGTATGTGAAATTCGCCATTTACGGAGCACTCATTGTAAACCTTTTTATCGGGGTAATACCTTACCAATACGCCATTCCATCGTTTTTTGGAATTCAGTTCCTCATGGCTGTAGCGATAGGTTTGATTGAATCATTTATGGCCAGGTTCAGGATGAGTCATAATCCGCAATTTGTTGTTGCCTTAACATCGGTAAGCCTGCTGATATTTTTTGGTGTTTTACTGATCCTTGAAAAGTTCATTTAA
- a CDS encoding NADH dehydrogenase subunit, translating into MHYLTIKNNQPVLVKEIPVVSYMAFLILNTGMVSESTARHCVNYFGYKEGNAIKLICCIADDTDHQIYVSSCLVETGNPYHSFSAKQLCFEKFEREIHENFGIDYSDHPWLKPVRFSHDRFDKNKEIAGYPFYSIDSEELHEVGVGPIHAGVIEPGHFRFICNGEQILHLEIQLGYQHRGIEKLFLDVKSLKEKATLSENIAGDTVVGHATAFAHTWESLCNFQTTPDIDFSRTIALELERIAIHTGDLSALCTDIAYQLGSAVFGRLRTPIVNFMQEWCGNRLSKGFIRPGLNRFPVTRELADRLLEVLDTFEPDFTEMNVELSNLPSALSRFERTGVVSTEDAITIGVVGMAARSSGLKRDVRNSHPYSMYPRLNHEPVVKHHGDVYSRVQIRREEVFQSIKHIRELLKEIPEVSPSERDNLLNPGTNLFTLSLVEGWRGEICHAAITGPEGELLHYKIKDPSFHNWMALALAVRNNEISDFPICNKSFNLSYCGHDL; encoded by the coding sequence ATGCATTACCTAACCATAAAGAACAATCAGCCGGTTTTGGTCAAGGAAATACCAGTGGTTTCCTACATGGCTTTCCTGATATTGAACACCGGCATGGTATCCGAAAGTACAGCCCGGCATTGCGTGAATTATTTCGGCTATAAAGAAGGCAATGCCATTAAGCTGATTTGTTGCATAGCTGACGATACTGATCATCAGATTTATGTTTCTTCATGCCTTGTTGAAACCGGAAATCCATATCATTCTTTTTCTGCGAAGCAGCTCTGCTTTGAAAAATTTGAGCGTGAAATCCATGAAAATTTTGGAATAGATTATTCTGATCATCCGTGGTTAAAACCGGTCAGGTTTTCGCATGATCGCTTTGACAAGAATAAGGAAATTGCAGGGTACCCCTTTTATTCCATTGATAGTGAGGAACTTCATGAAGTTGGTGTTGGCCCGATACATGCAGGGGTCATTGAACCCGGACATTTCAGGTTTATTTGCAACGGAGAGCAGATTCTGCACCTGGAAATACAACTGGGCTATCAACATCGGGGGATTGAGAAATTATTTCTTGATGTCAAGTCGCTGAAAGAAAAAGCAACCCTTTCTGAAAACATTGCAGGAGACACTGTTGTAGGGCATGCCACTGCATTTGCCCATACCTGGGAAAGCCTTTGTAACTTTCAAACTACTCCCGATATTGATTTCTCACGAACAATAGCCCTTGAGTTGGAGCGGATTGCCATTCATACGGGTGATTTGAGTGCATTATGCACTGATATAGCCTATCAACTCGGCAGTGCTGTATTTGGACGATTACGCACACCCATTGTAAATTTCATGCAGGAATGGTGCGGAAACCGACTCTCCAAGGGCTTTATCAGGCCCGGGCTGAATAGATTTCCTGTGACCAGGGAACTGGCGGACAGGCTCTTAGAAGTACTGGATACCTTTGAGCCTGATTTTACAGAAATGAATGTAGAATTGTCCAATTTGCCCAGTGCACTCTCACGTTTTGAACGAACAGGGGTTGTTTCGACTGAAGATGCAATAACCATCGGGGTTGTCGGGATGGCAGCCCGTTCATCCGGACTTAAGCGGGATGTGAGAAATTCGCACCCTTACAGCATGTATCCGAGGCTAAATCACGAACCTGTTGTAAAGCATCATGGAGATGTCTACTCACGGGTTCAGATTCGAAGAGAAGAAGTTTTTCAGTCAATAAAACATATTCGTGAACTTCTGAAAGAAATCCCTGAAGTTAGTCCATCAGAAAGAGACAATTTATTAAACCCGGGAACCAATTTATTTACTCTTTCATTAGTGGAAGGCTGGCGGGGAGAAATATGCCATGCAGCTATTACTGGTCCGGAAGGAGAACTGCTGCATTATAAAATCAAGGACCCATCCTTTCACAACTGGATGGCATTAGCATTGGCTGTCAGAAATAATGAGATTTCTGATTTCCCTATTTGCAATAAAAGTTTCAATTTATCCTATTGCGGGCATGATTTGTAA
- a CDS encoding NADH:ubiquinone oxidoreductase, with product MYNNLKILYHQGKQFIPDVTTAKVPGIFRGRPVISLVKVDESRLQATCPTHAISANPVSIDLGKCTFCGECAMAFPDKIQFTTDYKISTNEREGLIVKEGDDQPIAINPEKVRKEIHSLFGRSLKLRQVSAGGDNSCEWELNAANNVQFDMGRFGIEFVASPRHADGIVITGPITENMAEPLQICYDATPDPKLIVLVGTDAISGGLFSGSPALNRSFLDRYPVDLYIPGNPAHPLTVINGLLDLTRRSF from the coding sequence ATGTATAACAATCTCAAAATACTATATCACCAGGGGAAGCAATTTATTCCTGATGTTACAACAGCGAAAGTCCCGGGTATTTTCAGGGGAAGGCCGGTTATTAGCCTTGTGAAAGTTGATGAGTCACGGTTACAGGCTACATGTCCGACTCATGCCATATCGGCAAACCCGGTGAGCATTGACCTTGGGAAATGTACGTTCTGTGGGGAATGTGCGATGGCTTTCCCCGATAAAATTCAGTTTACTACTGATTACAAGATTTCGACCAATGAGCGTGAAGGCCTTATAGTCAAAGAAGGAGACGACCAACCAATAGCCATCAATCCCGAAAAAGTCAGGAAAGAAATTCACAGCCTGTTTGGCCGTTCACTGAAGTTAAGGCAGGTATCTGCAGGTGGTGATAACAGTTGTGAATGGGAATTGAATGCGGCTAATAATGTGCAATTTGACATGGGACGCTTCGGCATTGAGTTTGTAGCTTCACCCCGCCATGCAGATGGAATTGTAATTACCGGCCCGATTACTGAGAATATGGCTGAACCCCTTCAGATCTGTTATGATGCCACACCGGATCCAAAACTCATTGTGCTGGTAGGAACGGATGCCATTAGCGGGGGGCTTTTTTCCGGAAGCCCCGCTCTTAACCGTTCCTTCCTGGACCGGTATCCTGTTGATTTGTATATTCCCGGAAATCCTGCACATCCGCTTACTGTAATCAATGGTTTACTGGATCTAACAAGAAGGTCTTTTTAG
- a CDS encoding histidine kinase: MKKLFSVRLLQHLAFWACAFYVLFKVFSSSDEVLQIDILYTFIFILTLLPGIYLNLMLLIPHLLGKRKYILFGIAFAVLAIGSTALNIVVFSRFIDYLLPGYYFISYYEFFDLLKFVLALMGVTSLLKLSKGWFLLMDTKSKLVVVEKENTETRLLALKSQLNPHFLFNSLSGIYNLVLNQSPETPTIVLRLSDFLRHILYEAEADRVSLAVELAAMSDYVELQRIRSGPGVTISLEIKGDPGSYKIAPLLLLPLLENSFKHGVKGAVSNTYANFEFIIEAGFFIARLTNNKGVSIETDSKYKGIGLKNLKQRLDLLYPENHKLSVTESNSEFMVELKVPLDE; this comes from the coding sequence ATGAAAAAGCTGTTTTCAGTCAGGCTTCTTCAACATCTCGCATTCTGGGCCTGTGCTTTCTATGTGCTGTTCAAAGTCTTTTCATCTTCAGATGAAGTGCTGCAAATTGACATTCTTTACACCTTCATCTTTATCCTCACCTTATTGCCAGGTATTTACCTCAACCTGATGCTACTCATCCCTCACCTGTTGGGAAAAAGAAAGTACATTCTCTTCGGAATTGCCTTTGCAGTGCTGGCAATTGGATCGACAGCACTAAATATCGTCGTTTTTTCCAGGTTCATCGACTATCTCCTGCCTGGCTACTATTTCATTTCCTATTACGAGTTCTTTGATCTGCTGAAGTTCGTCCTGGCCCTGATGGGGGTAACAAGTTTATTAAAACTATCCAAGGGCTGGTTCCTGCTGATGGATACTAAAAGCAAGCTGGTGGTGGTGGAAAAGGAAAACACCGAAACCCGCTTACTGGCATTGAAGAGTCAGTTGAATCCTCATTTCCTGTTCAACAGCCTTTCAGGAATCTACAACCTCGTTTTAAACCAATCACCGGAAACACCAACCATTGTATTACGGCTATCAGATTTCCTTCGCCATATTCTGTATGAAGCTGAAGCTGACCGGGTGAGTCTGGCGGTAGAACTTGCTGCCATGAGTGATTATGTCGAATTGCAAAGGATCAGGTCGGGGCCTGGAGTGACAATCAGCCTGGAAATTAAGGGTGACCCTGGCAGCTATAAAATTGCACCCCTCTTACTGTTGCCTTTGCTTGAGAATAGTTTCAAACATGGAGTTAAAGGAGCAGTATCCAACACTTATGCAAACTTTGAATTCATCATTGAGGCGGGCTTCTTCATAGCCCGCCTTACCAATAACAAAGGCGTTTCGATAGAGACTGACAGTAAATACAAAGGCATCGGGTTGAAGAATCTCAAACAAAGGCTTGATTTACTCTATCCTGAAAATCACAAATTGTCAGTAACGGAAAGCAATTCAGAGTTTATGGTCGAACTGAAAGTCCCATTAGATGAATAA